A window from Centropristis striata isolate RG_2023a ecotype Rhode Island chromosome 4, C.striata_1.0, whole genome shotgun sequence encodes these proteins:
- the LOC131970712 gene encoding olfactory receptor 52D1-like, with the protein MVSHFKEGNLTSSSFSYFILEGYEDVRSLRYFYFMLTAMLYIVIVIVNTSLIVVICVNRSLHEPMYIFLCSLFVNELYGSTGLFPFLLVQILSDIHTVSVSFCFLQIYCLYTYANIEFGNLAIMSYDRYLAICCPLQYNTRMTCNKAVIFIIAVWLYSFVNFLIPFSLNIRLTLCGNIMNSLCCHNYLVAKLACSDINVINIYGLFSTAVSLLVPLLPILISYSKILKVCFFGSKQTRQKAVSTCTPHLASLLNFSFGCSFQILQSRFDMSSVPSELRIILSLYFLIIPPFLNPVMFGLQMSKIRNRCKHVLCYNILTCRRNKKT; encoded by the coding sequence ATGGTATCCCATTTTAAAGAAGGTAATTTAACTTCATCATCTTTCTCTTATTTCATTCTTGAAGGTTATGAGGATGTACGATCGttgagatatttttattttatgttaactgCAATGCTGtacattgttattgttattgtcaaCACTTCTCTGATTGTGGTGATCTGTGTGAACAGAAGCTTACATGAACCtatgtacatttttctgtgcagctTGTTTGTAAATGAACTGTATGGTAGTACAGGGTTGTTTCCATTCCTTCTGGTTCAGATCCTCTCTGACATTcacactgtttctgtttctttttgtttcctgcagatttactgtttgtatACTTATGCAAATATAGAATTTGGTAATTTAGCCATCATGTCTTATGACAGATACCTCGCTATCTGTTGTCCTCTGCAATATAACACACGAATGACATGTAACAAAGCAGTTATCTTTATTATTGCTGTATGGTTGTATTCTTTTGTCAATTTCCTGATTCCCTTTTCCTTAAACATCCGTTTGACACTTTGTGGAAACATCATGAACAGTTTATGTTGTCATAACTATCTTGTTGCAAAGTTGGCCTGTTCTGATATCAATGTGATTAACATTTATGGACTTTTTTCCACTGCTGTCTCATTGTTAGTCCCACTGCTTCCAATCCttatttcttacagtaaaattctcaaagtgtgtttttttggctcCAAACAGACGAGACAGAAAGCTGTCAGTACCTGCACACCTCACCTTGCTTCTCTGCTCAACTTTTCTTTTGGCTGCAGCTTTCAAATTCTTCAGAGTAGATTTGATATGAGCAGTGTACCCAGTGAGCTGCgtattattctgtctctgtattTTCTCATCATACCCCCATTCTTGAATCCTGTCATGTTTGGTTTGCAAATGTCAAAAATACGGAATAGATGCAAACATGTCCTCTGTTATAACATTTTGACTTGTcgcagaaataaaaagacataa